Proteins encoded within one genomic window of Rossellomorea vietnamensis:
- a CDS encoding manganese-dependent inorganic pyrophosphatase, which yields MSKTLIFGHKNPDTDTITSALVYADLKSKIGMDVEPVRLGEVNGETQYALDYFKVDAPRLVEKVAAETDTVILVDHNERQQSAEDIEEVRVLEVIDHHRIANFETADPLYYRAEPVGCTATILNKIYKEKGVEVTKEMAGLMLSAIISDSLLFKSPTCTEEDVAAANELADIAGVDPQVYGLEMLKAGANMSTKSVAELVTLDAKEFSMGNAKVEVAQINVVDVNDVFGRQAEVEAAMETMIKEKSLDLFLLVVTDILENDSTALALGSKSAEVEKAFNVTLQNNTALLKGVVSRKKQIVPVLTDAMK from the coding sequence ATGAGTAAAACACTAATTTTCGGACACAAAAACCCGGACACAGATACGATCACATCAGCACTTGTTTATGCAGATTTGAAATCAAAAATTGGGATGGACGTGGAGCCGGTCCGTCTGGGTGAAGTGAACGGCGAAACGCAATATGCCCTTGACTACTTTAAAGTCGATGCACCACGTTTGGTAGAAAAGGTTGCCGCTGAGACGGATACGGTCATCCTCGTTGACCATAACGAGCGCCAGCAAAGTGCCGAGGACATCGAGGAAGTACGCGTTCTTGAAGTCATCGATCATCACCGCATCGCGAACTTTGAAACGGCTGATCCCCTGTACTACCGTGCTGAGCCGGTTGGTTGTACGGCAACGATCTTAAACAAGATCTACAAGGAAAAGGGAGTAGAAGTGACGAAGGAAATGGCTGGATTGATGCTTTCCGCTATCATCTCTGATTCCCTATTATTCAAATCTCCGACCTGCACAGAAGAAGATGTAGCAGCAGCAAATGAACTGGCTGACATCGCAGGGGTAGACCCGCAAGTGTACGGATTGGAAATGCTGAAAGCCGGAGCGAATATGAGCACGAAATCAGTCGCTGAACTTGTGACCCTTGATGCGAAAGAATTCTCCATGGGTAACGCGAAAGTGGAAGTGGCTCAAATCAACGTTGTGGATGTGAATGACGTATTCGGACGTCAGGCAGAAGTTGAAGCGGCAATGGAAACGATGATCAAGGAAAAAAGTCTGGATCTGTTCCTTCTTGTCGTGACAGACATCCTGGAAAACGACTCGACGGCTCTTGCCCTTGGAAGCAAGTCGGCTGAAGTGGAAAAGGCGTTCAACGTCACACTTCAAAACAACACGGCCCTATTAAAAGGCGTGGTCTCCCGTAAGAAGCAGATCGTACCTGTGTTGACGGATGCAATGAAATAA
- a CDS encoding response regulator has protein sequence MTKPINVLLIEDDPMVQEVNRMFIERVPGFTVCAIAGNGQEGAEKVSSYQPDLVLLDNFMPRQTGIETLQAFRQQGTDVDVIVISAAQDKGTIRDMMRLGVVDYIIKPFKFERLKQALEKYRAFKQQISGEGIIGQQEIDQLQGGPSPSGADNHHVDLPKGLNAQTLQQIVQYLSGQSSPLSAEETAEGIGIARVTARRYLDYLLKSEQVQILIEYGGIGRPVNRYQWKNG, from the coding sequence ATGACGAAACCAATTAACGTCCTGCTCATTGAAGATGACCCGATGGTTCAAGAGGTGAATCGGATGTTCATTGAACGGGTGCCGGGATTTACCGTGTGCGCCATTGCCGGAAACGGTCAGGAAGGCGCAGAAAAGGTCTCTTCCTACCAGCCCGATCTTGTTCTCCTTGATAATTTCATGCCCCGACAGACCGGGATCGAAACATTACAGGCTTTTCGGCAGCAGGGCACGGACGTGGATGTCATTGTCATATCTGCCGCACAGGATAAAGGAACCATCCGGGATATGATGAGGTTGGGAGTCGTTGATTACATCATCAAGCCTTTCAAGTTCGAGCGGTTGAAGCAGGCTCTCGAAAAATATCGGGCATTTAAACAACAGATATCAGGAGAAGGAATCATTGGACAGCAGGAGATCGATCAGCTCCAAGGAGGACCTTCTCCCTCTGGGGCTGACAACCATCATGTGGATTTGCCGAAAGGGCTGAACGCGCAAACCCTTCAGCAAATCGTTCAATATCTTTCCGGCCAATCCAGCCCCCTTTCCGCTGAAGAGACGGCGGAAGGAATCGGGATTGCGAGGGTGACAGCCCGTAGATACTTAGATTATCTCCTGAAATCAGAACAGGTTCAGATCTTGATCGAATATGGCGGGATCGGGAGACCGGTCAATCGCTATCAGTGGAAGAACGGATAA
- a CDS encoding VOC family protein encodes MNFKKIHHIAIICSDYNKSKDFYVNKLGLDIKQEIYREERDSFKLDLALNGEYIIELFSFPKAPARPSYPEAQGLRHLAFEVEDIGEAVKELNQKGIEAEEIRIDPYTHKRFTFFEDPDGLPLELYEI; translated from the coding sequence ATGAACTTCAAAAAAATCCACCATATCGCTATCATCTGCTCAGATTACAACAAATCGAAAGACTTTTACGTCAACAAACTGGGGTTGGATATAAAGCAGGAGATTTACAGGGAAGAAAGGGATTCATTCAAGCTCGACCTTGCGTTAAACGGTGAATATATCATCGAACTCTTCTCATTCCCTAAAGCCCCGGCGCGGCCGAGTTATCCCGAAGCACAAGGGCTGCGCCATTTAGCCTTTGAAGTGGAGGATATCGGTGAGGCGGTAAAGGAGTTAAATCAAAAAGGGATTGAAGCAGAAGAAATAAGGATAGATCCGTATACTCATAAACGTTTCACGTTTTTTGAAGATCCGGATGGACTGCCGCTGGAGCTTTATGAAATCTGA
- a CDS encoding DctP family TRAP transporter solute-binding subunit codes for MRTFLFIGLFILTGMVTAYVVGFQSRDGFSGEYDDDQEKMRDQIVIKVSHVVSENTPKGKAVRRFQALVEESTKGKVKVEIYPNGSLYSDISEWEALKNNNVQMIIPATSKVSQYVPEFGLFDLPFAFDSYSQVQQAFEGRIGEILLEKAEKREHVKGVTFWYNGFKQITNNQRPLLTPADFNRLHFRTMPSEVIKKQYQMMGAAVSDLPFNKTYENLEVGFIDGQENTISNIYSKKLYDHQSYLTVSNHSYLGYVVLVNEEFWNELPEEYQVEINEAMIQTTDWIRRHSIEMNDEQMRELKRDTDMDIHILLNSEKEEWREKLAPLYDEYEDVFGKELMGEIGEINGRRR; via the coding sequence ATGAGAACCTTTTTGTTCATTGGCCTCTTTATCCTGACAGGGATGGTGACCGCCTATGTGGTGGGATTTCAATCACGGGATGGATTTTCTGGAGAATATGATGACGATCAGGAAAAGATGAGGGATCAAATCGTGATCAAGGTGAGTCATGTCGTGTCGGAAAACACCCCTAAAGGAAAGGCAGTCCGGCGATTTCAAGCGCTTGTAGAAGAAAGTACAAAGGGAAAAGTGAAGGTGGAAATCTACCCGAACGGCTCACTGTATTCGGATATCAGTGAGTGGGAGGCCCTTAAGAATAATAATGTGCAGATGATCATTCCGGCCACCTCGAAAGTATCTCAGTATGTTCCTGAGTTCGGACTATTTGATTTACCTTTTGCCTTCGATAGCTACAGCCAGGTTCAGCAAGCTTTTGAAGGAAGGATTGGAGAGATTTTACTGGAAAAAGCAGAAAAGCGTGAACATGTAAAAGGTGTCACCTTTTGGTATAACGGGTTTAAACAAATAACGAATAATCAGCGCCCTTTACTAACCCCTGCTGATTTTAATCGATTGCATTTTCGAACCATGCCAAGTGAAGTCATAAAGAAACAATATCAAATGATGGGGGCGGCTGTGAGTGACCTACCCTTTAATAAAACCTATGAAAACCTGGAGGTCGGCTTCATTGATGGGCAGGAGAATACGATTTCCAATATATATTCCAAAAAGCTCTATGATCATCAATCCTACCTCACTGTCAGCAACCATTCGTACCTGGGTTATGTGGTATTAGTGAACGAAGAGTTTTGGAATGAGTTACCCGAAGAGTACCAGGTGGAAATCAATGAGGCGATGATTCAAACCACAGACTGGATCCGACGGCACTCCATCGAAATGAATGATGAGCAAATGCGGGAGTTGAAGCGAGACACCGATATGGATATTCATATTCTGCTGAATTCAGAGAAAGAGGAGTGGAGAGAGAAATTGGCTCCTCTGTATGATGAATATGAAGATGTTTTTGGAAAGGAATTGATGGGGGAGATTGGTGAAATAAACGGGAGACGTCGGTAA
- a CDS encoding DMT family transporter, translating to MARLYTALIGLSLIWGMSFVFIKWLVEPAGVWGTVFLRCLAGALVLLPIFFIQRKREGKKPLPLWKLLVVGIGNAALPWTLIALSETQINSNTASILNATTPIWTGLVGFLFFSVVLTGFQWIGIAVGFIGILVLMNFEVSGIFSSDFVGVGTMILATMSYAFASQFTKKYLAGTSVVVISTFQLLIGAAFGFVGMMITDPISVGDLASGEVILGILGLGCLGSGVATLLYFYIMTNGSPEFASTVTYLIPGTAMIWGFVLLREPVTHNLILGLLIIFAGVFLSSRKSKKIITSLPAGTR from the coding sequence TTGGCACGACTATACACGGCCCTAATTGGCTTAAGCCTGATCTGGGGCATGTCTTTCGTCTTTATCAAATGGTTGGTGGAACCTGCAGGGGTGTGGGGGACGGTGTTTTTACGGTGCCTGGCAGGGGCACTCGTTCTTCTTCCGATCTTTTTCATACAGAGGAAACGAGAAGGGAAGAAACCACTTCCCCTATGGAAACTCCTGGTTGTGGGGATCGGGAACGCTGCCCTTCCCTGGACCCTGATCGCCTTAAGTGAAACGCAAATCAACAGCAATACGGCTTCCATCCTGAATGCGACCACTCCGATTTGGACGGGACTGGTTGGTTTTTTATTCTTCTCTGTTGTATTGACGGGGTTTCAATGGATCGGGATTGCGGTCGGCTTCATCGGCATCCTCGTGCTGATGAACTTTGAAGTGAGCGGCATCTTCTCGTCTGATTTTGTCGGGGTGGGAACGATGATCTTGGCCACGATGAGCTACGCGTTTGCTTCCCAGTTCACGAAAAAATACCTGGCAGGAACCAGTGTAGTGGTCATCTCGACCTTTCAGTTGTTGATCGGGGCTGCGTTCGGGTTTGTCGGAATGATGATTACGGATCCCATCTCTGTCGGTGATTTAGCATCAGGAGAGGTCATCCTCGGCATTCTTGGCCTGGGCTGCCTCGGGTCTGGTGTGGCGACGCTTCTGTATTTCTATATCATGACCAACGGGAGCCCCGAATTTGCCTCGACTGTGACGTACCTGATTCCGGGTACGGCGATGATCTGGGGATTCGTGCTTCTAAGGGAACCCGTGACCCACAATCTCATCCTAGGCCTGCTGATCATATTCGCAGGGGTATTCCTATCGTCCAGAAAATCAAAGAAAATCATCACATCCCTGCCGGCAGGGACAAGGTAA
- a CDS encoding DegV family protein gives MKTAIVTDSTAYIPKELRDRLNIHMIPLSVIFGGETYQEEVDITASEFYEEVSIQEKLPTTSQPPVGKFVELFEKLSKDYDAVISIHLSSGISGTYQGAVQAGEMVQSIKVYPYDSEISCMIQGFYAIEGAKLAREGKTPDEIVGLLDEMKESVQAYFMVDDLAHLQRGGRLSQAQAIIGSLLQVKPLLHFVDKVIVPFEKIRTKKKALKRVEGILEEAVASGEAYQASIIHANREDEAIEWKSELQEKYPNVEFNVSYFGPVIGTHLGEGSMGMGWARKMSR, from the coding sequence ATGAAAACGGCAATTGTAACGGATAGTACCGCCTACATCCCGAAAGAATTGCGTGATCGACTCAACATACATATGATCCCTCTCAGCGTCATTTTCGGAGGAGAAACCTATCAAGAAGAAGTTGATATTACGGCAAGTGAATTTTACGAAGAAGTCAGTATCCAGGAAAAACTTCCTACCACTTCGCAGCCCCCGGTCGGAAAGTTCGTCGAGCTGTTCGAAAAACTTTCCAAAGACTACGATGCCGTCATCTCCATTCACCTATCCAGCGGAATCAGCGGGACATACCAAGGGGCCGTGCAGGCAGGTGAAATGGTCCAGAGCATTAAAGTATACCCATACGACTCAGAGATCAGCTGCATGATCCAAGGCTTTTACGCCATCGAAGGGGCAAAGCTTGCCCGTGAAGGAAAAACACCAGATGAAATCGTTGGCTTATTGGACGAAATGAAAGAATCGGTGCAGGCCTACTTCATGGTGGACGATCTTGCCCACCTGCAACGCGGAGGACGGTTATCCCAAGCACAGGCCATCATCGGAAGCCTGCTGCAGGTTAAACCATTGCTTCACTTCGTGGATAAAGTCATTGTCCCGTTTGAAAAAATCCGCACGAAAAAGAAAGCGTTGAAGCGGGTGGAAGGAATCCTCGAAGAAGCGGTAGCGTCAGGCGAAGCCTATCAAGCTTCCATCATCCACGCCAATCGGGAAGACGAAGCGATTGAGTGGAAAAGCGAGCTACAGGAGAAGTATCCGAACGTGGAATTCAATGTGAGCTACTTCGGTCCGGTCATCGGGACTCATTTAGGTGAGGGTTCGATGGGGATGGGCTGGGCAAGGAAGATGAGTAGGTAG
- a CDS encoding helix-turn-helix domain-containing protein — MDYSVIGKKIKELRKVVGLTQGELADGICTQALISRIEKGDIYPSATSLYQISKKLGVDVNYFFEIGLTPRLDYVREVERQLKKLRVKLKYDEILEIVKTEEKNPLFLKDETNLQLLYWHKGIYVNEVEKNKDEALSILERALSLTYNKKKAMSEREMNIMISMGILEFSRRNHERALEIYEDVNAALTYNDQLSDKSIKTRLLYNIARVLTRLGKYHESTRYCEEGIRWIIEEENLYGFAQLNYHIGYNLELEEKYGEALPYLIKAAMLFDIQYNTTLSAFIEGKIEELKEKMSHTT, encoded by the coding sequence GTGGACTATTCAGTCATCGGAAAAAAGATAAAGGAATTGAGAAAAGTCGTCGGTTTGACTCAGGGAGAACTGGCAGACGGAATATGTACCCAGGCTCTGATCAGCCGGATAGAGAAGGGGGATATCTATCCGAGCGCCACGTCTCTCTATCAAATTTCAAAGAAGCTCGGCGTCGATGTAAACTACTTTTTTGAGATTGGGTTGACTCCCCGGCTGGATTATGTGAGAGAGGTTGAGCGGCAACTAAAGAAGCTGAGAGTGAAATTGAAATATGATGAAATCCTTGAGATTGTCAAAACCGAAGAGAAGAATCCGTTATTTCTAAAAGACGAAACCAATCTTCAACTTCTCTACTGGCATAAAGGAATCTATGTGAATGAGGTCGAAAAAAATAAAGACGAAGCTCTGAGTATATTAGAGAGGGCCCTCTCACTGACGTATAACAAGAAAAAGGCGATGTCAGAACGTGAAATGAATATTATGATCAGTATGGGAATCCTGGAATTCAGCCGTCGCAATCATGAACGGGCGTTAGAAATTTACGAAGACGTCAATGCCGCTTTGACTTATAATGACCAGCTTAGCGATAAGTCCATCAAAACACGACTGTTGTATAATATCGCCAGGGTTCTGACGAGACTTGGAAAATATCACGAATCCACCAGGTACTGCGAAGAAGGCATTCGTTGGATCATAGAAGAAGAAAATTTATATGGTTTCGCTCAATTGAATTATCATATTGGATATAACCTTGAACTGGAAGAGAAATACGGGGAAGCATTACCTTATCTCATTAAAGCGGCCATGTTGTTTGACATTCAATACAATACAACGTTATCCGCTTTTATCGAAGGGAAGATAGAAGAACTGAAAGAAAAGATGAGTCATACAACGTGA
- the murB gene encoding UDP-N-acetylmuramate dehydrogenase, whose product MYNKEKVFEELTKVMHSDNIKRDELLRDHLYTKLGGRADFFLTPTTYEEVQNIVKLSNKVDVPFTLLGNGSNLIVKDGGIRGIVLHLKNFKDIKATDQLIVAQSGAAIIDVSRRALAEQLSGLEFACGIPGTVGGALFMNAGAYGGEIKDVLDYCHVVDREGNLVKRTAAELELDYRHSNISEKGDIVLEATFSLQPGVYEDIKAIMDDLTDKRESKQPLEYPSCGSVFKRPPGYFAGKLIQDSELQGTNFGGAEVSTKHAGFIVNKDNATASDYISLIEHVQKTVKEKFDVELEREVRIIGEDLE is encoded by the coding sequence ATGTACAATAAAGAAAAAGTGTTTGAAGAATTAACGAAGGTCATGCACTCTGACAATATTAAGCGTGACGAACTGTTAAGGGATCATTTGTATACAAAGCTTGGGGGAAGAGCAGACTTCTTCCTTACCCCGACGACTTATGAAGAAGTTCAAAACATCGTGAAGCTTTCGAATAAAGTCGATGTGCCTTTTACGCTACTTGGAAACGGCTCGAATTTGATCGTGAAGGATGGCGGGATCCGCGGCATCGTCCTTCACTTAAAGAACTTCAAGGACATTAAAGCTACCGATCAGCTGATCGTCGCTCAAAGCGGCGCGGCCATCATCGATGTGTCCAGACGGGCTTTAGCCGAACAGTTATCGGGACTGGAGTTCGCATGCGGGATTCCGGGTACGGTAGGCGGCGCCCTGTTCATGAACGCAGGGGCGTACGGTGGAGAGATCAAGGATGTCCTTGATTACTGCCATGTCGTCGATCGTGAAGGCAACCTTGTGAAACGAACAGCAGCAGAACTTGAGCTTGATTATCGACACAGTAATATCTCTGAAAAAGGGGATATCGTCCTGGAGGCGACGTTCAGTCTGCAGCCCGGGGTCTATGAAGACATCAAGGCCATCATGGACGATTTGACGGACAAACGGGAGTCGAAGCAGCCGCTTGAATACCCATCATGTGGAAGTGTCTTTAAACGTCCTCCTGGATATTTCGCAGGTAAATTGATTCAGGACAGTGAGCTTCAAGGTACGAACTTCGGCGGGGCAGAAGTATCAACCAAACATGCCGGCTTCATCGTGAATAAAGACAACGCAACGGCATCTGATTATATTTCACTGATTGAACATGTCCAGAAGACGGTGAAAGAAAAGTTTGATGTAGAGCTTGAGCGGGAAGTCCGCATCATCGGGGAAGACTTGGAATAA
- a CDS encoding bifunctional 2',3'-cyclic-nucleotide 2'-phosphodiesterase/3'-nucleotidase: protein MKKTSNKKKVIAGSALALGLLIPQATPSITYADVMDKDIVKLRILETTDIHVNLANYDYYQDTVTDKYGLAKTATLIKQARAESKNSLLFDNGDLIQGNPLGDYVAKEDPLQDGEIHPVYKAMNLLDYDAGNVGNHEFNYGLDFLGTSLKGSNFPYVNANVYVDDQDGNPDNDKNYFKPYEILDRTVVDEDGEEHAIKVGVIGFVPPQIMQWDKGNLEGKVVAKDIIETANKFVPQMKAEGADVIVAIPHSGIGNVTQEGMEENATYDLSKVDGINAILFGHSHGVFPSDSYSGIEGVDVKKGTINGVGSVMPGSWGDHLGLVDLELELKDGKWDVTNTQTSTRSILNPDGTPAVEADQSILDAVKEEHEATIEWVRSAVGETTSPINSYFALVSDDPSVQIVTNAQKWYVEKYIQGTEYADIPVLSAGAPFKAGTRANPDYYTDIPAGEIAIKNVSDLYLYPNTLQAVLLTGADVKEWLEMSAGQFNQIDPSTSEEQNLVNGDYRSYNFDVIDGVTYEIDVTQPSKYDAEGVLVNKDSSRIKNLKFNGKAIDPNQKFIVATNNYRASGKFPGVKNSEIIVKSPDENRNVIIDYIMEKKTIDPKADGNWSFTPVKGNTNIVFETSLKAQNYIKDARKYKFLGEQESGFGKYSIKLKESDGTNPGQEKKENRGFITNLISSVANFLK from the coding sequence TTGAAAAAAACATCCAATAAGAAAAAAGTCATTGCCGGCAGCGCGTTGGCCCTTGGCCTTCTGATTCCTCAAGCCACTCCTTCCATTACTTATGCAGACGTCATGGACAAAGATATTGTAAAGCTTCGTATACTTGAAACAACCGACATCCACGTGAACCTCGCAAACTATGATTACTATCAAGATACAGTGACAGATAAATACGGACTCGCCAAAACGGCCACCCTGATCAAACAGGCTCGAGCGGAATCGAAGAACTCTTTATTATTCGATAACGGTGATCTGATTCAGGGAAATCCACTTGGAGATTATGTAGCAAAAGAAGACCCGCTTCAAGATGGGGAAATCCACCCTGTCTACAAAGCGATGAATCTGTTGGATTATGATGCCGGGAACGTCGGGAATCATGAGTTCAACTATGGTCTTGATTTCCTCGGTACATCATTAAAGGGCTCCAACTTTCCATACGTGAACGCCAACGTATACGTAGATGATCAAGACGGGAATCCCGACAATGACAAGAACTATTTTAAACCGTACGAAATCCTTGATCGCACCGTGGTCGATGAAGACGGTGAAGAGCATGCAATCAAAGTCGGCGTCATCGGTTTCGTCCCTCCCCAGATCATGCAGTGGGATAAAGGGAATCTTGAAGGGAAAGTCGTTGCAAAAGACATCATCGAGACGGCGAACAAGTTCGTCCCTCAAATGAAGGCTGAAGGTGCTGATGTGATTGTCGCGATCCCTCACTCCGGTATCGGTAACGTCACACAGGAAGGCATGGAGGAGAACGCAACGTATGACCTTTCTAAAGTAGATGGAATCAACGCGATCTTGTTTGGCCATTCACACGGGGTCTTCCCTTCTGATTCGTACAGCGGGATTGAAGGGGTGGACGTGAAGAAAGGAACGATCAATGGCGTCGGATCGGTTATGCCTGGTTCCTGGGGAGATCACCTCGGACTCGTTGACCTTGAACTTGAGTTGAAAGACGGGAAATGGGATGTGACGAATACGCAAACTTCCACCCGTTCAATCCTGAATCCCGACGGAACGCCTGCTGTTGAGGCAGACCAAAGCATCCTCGACGCAGTGAAAGAAGAGCATGAAGCGACGATTGAATGGGTCCGCAGTGCAGTCGGTGAGACAACTTCACCAATCAACAGTTACTTTGCATTGGTGAGTGATGATCCGTCCGTTCAAATCGTGACAAACGCACAGAAATGGTATGTTGAAAAGTATATCCAAGGGACTGAATATGCAGACATCCCGGTTCTGTCTGCAGGTGCCCCGTTCAAAGCGGGTACACGAGCAAATCCTGATTATTATACAGACATCCCGGCAGGTGAAATCGCGATTAAGAATGTATCTGACCTATACCTTTATCCAAACACGCTTCAAGCCGTGCTGCTTACAGGAGCCGACGTGAAGGAATGGCTTGAAATGTCTGCGGGTCAGTTCAATCAAATCGACCCTTCTACATCAGAAGAACAAAATCTTGTGAACGGTGACTACCGCTCCTATAACTTTGACGTGATTGACGGCGTTACCTATGAAATCGATGTGACCCAGCCTTCTAAATACGATGCTGAAGGCGTACTGGTGAATAAGGACTCAAGCCGCATCAAAAACCTGAAGTTTAATGGAAAAGCCATCGATCCGAACCAGAAATTCATCGTGGCAACCAATAACTATCGTGCAAGCGGTAAATTCCCTGGCGTAAAGAACTCAGAAATCATCGTCAAATCACCGGATGAGAATCGAAATGTGATCATTGATTACATCATGGAGAAAAAGACCATCGATCCAAAAGCGGATGGGAACTGGTCCTTTACTCCTGTGAAAGGAAATACGAATATCGTTTTCGAAACGTCCCTGAAAGCTCAGAATTACATCAAGGATGCAAGAAAGTATAAGTTCCTCGGAGAGCAGGAAAGTGGGTTTGGGAAGTACTCGATCAAACTGAAAGAAAGCGATGGAACGAATCCCGGACAGGAAAAGAAAGAAAACCGCGGTTTCATCACAAACCTCATCTCGAGTGTAGCTAATTTCTTAAAATAA
- a CDS encoding ATP-binding protein: MNRKQMPIRWKMTILSFGVVLFALIIGFIIFVGKAIEMKKEELGNQALITARTVANLPTVQSHLEDSLGWKDIQPVVENIRTVNGSDYVVVLNMNRIRYSHPSEEQLGTISAGKDEGPAFAEHSYVSTAKGELGVAVRGFVPVMNPEHQQIGVVVVGILLPSTFDIMSNLKNELIIIGAITLLFGMMGSWLLAGQIKKDTFQLEPHEIGRLLVERTATFQAMNEGIIAIDNQQRLTVFNEKAKEIVFIKGNPTGKSIHEVLPSFKLPDVLRTREPVYHEEMTLNNRIILHSRVPILIDGKIAGAVAVFQDRTEMTKLAEELTGVKEFVEALRVQNHEHQNALHTVAGLIQLEENEKALDYIFHSSREEEDLSAFLTERIKLDRLTGLLLGKIRRGRELGIEVQLDTDSYLTSLPSLLDEHDFVILLGNLIENSLYALKDTAEESKSVHIYLKEDPDTFHIEIEDNGIGISEDQMPQLFHQGYTTKGKDGSGIGLYLIHRIIEKSNGHIQVRSTPGEGTLFQLTFPMNGGNTYDETN; encoded by the coding sequence ATGAACCGAAAACAAATGCCCATTCGCTGGAAAATGACGATATTATCCTTCGGGGTTGTCTTATTCGCCCTGATTATCGGATTTATTATTTTTGTCGGAAAAGCAATCGAGATGAAGAAAGAGGAATTAGGGAATCAGGCCCTTATTACGGCGAGGACCGTAGCCAACCTCCCCACCGTTCAAAGTCACCTGGAAGACTCCCTGGGATGGAAGGACATTCAGCCGGTCGTTGAAAACATCCGTACCGTAAATGGATCGGACTATGTTGTCGTACTCAATATGAATCGCATCCGCTATTCCCATCCATCAGAAGAGCAGCTCGGCACCATATCCGCAGGGAAGGATGAAGGTCCTGCCTTTGCGGAACATAGTTATGTCTCGACGGCAAAAGGAGAGCTTGGAGTGGCAGTGAGGGGATTCGTGCCAGTCATGAACCCTGAACATCAACAAATCGGTGTAGTCGTTGTAGGCATCCTCCTCCCTTCCACCTTTGATATTATGAGCAATCTAAAGAATGAATTGATCATCATCGGGGCGATCACCCTTTTATTCGGCATGATGGGTTCCTGGTTGTTAGCGGGACAAATCAAGAAAGACACCTTTCAGCTCGAGCCCCATGAAATTGGCAGGCTCCTGGTGGAACGTACGGCAACATTCCAAGCCATGAATGAAGGAATCATCGCCATTGATAACCAACAGAGACTAACCGTTTTTAATGAAAAGGCGAAAGAAATAGTATTCATTAAGGGGAATCCGACCGGAAAGTCCATTCATGAGGTCCTCCCATCTTTTAAGCTGCCGGACGTTCTGAGAACCAGGGAACCTGTCTATCATGAAGAGATGACATTAAACAACAGGATCATCCTTCATTCAAGGGTTCCGATTTTAATAGATGGCAAGATTGCAGGGGCGGTTGCCGTGTTCCAGGATCGGACAGAAATGACCAAGCTTGCAGAAGAGCTGACGGGAGTCAAGGAATTCGTCGAGGCATTACGGGTACAAAACCATGAACATCAGAATGCATTACATACCGTCGCCGGACTGATTCAACTTGAAGAAAATGAGAAGGCCCTCGATTATATCTTCCACTCTTCCAGGGAAGAGGAGGATCTCTCCGCCTTCTTAACCGAGCGAATCAAGCTTGATCGGTTGACCGGGCTGCTGTTGGGTAAAATCAGGCGTGGACGGGAACTCGGAATAGAGGTTCAGCTCGATACCGATAGTTATCTGACCTCCCTCCCTTCCCTACTGGATGAACATGATTTTGTCATACTCTTGGGAAATCTGATCGAAAATAGTTTATACGCGTTAAAGGACACAGCTGAAGAATCGAAATCGGTCCATATTTATTTGAAAGAAGATCCGGATACTTTCCATATCGAGATAGAAGACAACGGAATCGGGATATCAGAAGACCAGATGCCGCAGTTATTTCATCAGGGTTACACAACCAAAGGAAAAGACGGATCAGGGATCGGGCTCTACTTGATTCACAGAATCATAGAGAAATCGAACGGCCATATACAAGTAAGATCAACCCCTGGGGAAGGGACGCTATTTCAGCTTACCTTCCCCATGAATGGAGGGAACACGTATGACGAAACCAATTAA